One genomic window of Acidovorax radicis includes the following:
- the recA gene encoding recombinase RecA — MDVAVKGTNPALPVNTEKAKALAAALAQIEKQFGKGTIMRLGEGEVIEDIQVVSTGSLGLDIALGVGGLPRGRVVEIYGPESSGKTTLTLQVIAEMQKQGGTCAFVDAEHALDVQYAQKLGVQLSDLLISQPDTGEQALEIVDSLVRSGAVDLIVIDSVAALTPKAEIEGEMGDSLPGLQARLMSQALRKLTSTIKKTNCMVIFINQIRMKIGVMFGSPETTTGGNALKFYASVRLDIRRTGTIKKGDEAIGNETKVKVVKNKVSPPFKTAEFDILFGEGISREGEIIDMGVNAKIVEKAGAWYAYNGEKIGQGRDNAREFLRENPDLAHEIENKVRESLNIALLPPLAGAAPAAKPGKAEKAEKAEKADKEDK; from the coding sequence ATGGACGTCGCAGTCAAAGGCACCAACCCCGCATTGCCCGTGAACACCGAAAAGGCCAAGGCCCTGGCCGCCGCGCTCGCCCAGATCGAGAAGCAGTTTGGCAAGGGCACGATCATGCGCCTGGGTGAAGGCGAGGTGATCGAGGACATCCAGGTCGTCTCCACCGGCTCGCTGGGCCTCGATATCGCGCTGGGCGTGGGCGGCCTGCCCCGCGGCCGTGTGGTCGAGATCTACGGCCCGGAATCGTCGGGCAAGACCACGCTGACCTTGCAAGTGATTGCCGAGATGCAAAAGCAGGGCGGCACCTGCGCCTTCGTCGATGCCGAACACGCCCTCGATGTGCAATACGCCCAGAAGCTGGGTGTGCAGCTGTCCGACCTGCTGATCAGCCAGCCCGACACTGGCGAGCAGGCGCTTGAAATCGTGGACAGCCTGGTGCGATCGGGCGCCGTGGACCTGATCGTCATCGACTCGGTCGCGGCCCTCACGCCCAAGGCCGAAATCGAAGGCGAAATGGGCGACAGCCTGCCCGGCCTGCAGGCCCGCCTGATGAGCCAGGCGCTGCGCAAGCTGACCTCGACCATCAAGAAGACCAACTGCATGGTCATCTTCATCAACCAGATCCGCATGAAGATCGGCGTGATGTTCGGCAGCCCTGAAACGACGACCGGCGGCAATGCGCTCAAGTTCTACGCCTCGGTGCGCCTGGACATTCGCCGCACCGGCACCATCAAGAAGGGCGACGAAGCCATCGGCAACGAAACCAAGGTGAAGGTGGTCAAGAACAAGGTGAGCCCCCCCTTCAAGACCGCCGAGTTCGACATCCTGTTCGGCGAGGGCATCAGCCGCGAAGGCGAAATCATCGACATGGGCGTGAACGCCAAGATCGTCGAGAAGGCTGGCGCCTGGTATGCCTACAACGGCGAAAAGATCGGCCAGGGCCGCGACAACGCGCGCGAGTTCCTGCGCGAAAACCCCGACCTGGCGCACGAGATCGAGAACAAGGTGCGCGAGA